The Actinopolyspora erythraea genome has a segment encoding these proteins:
- a CDS encoding SOS response-associated peptidase, translating to MCGRYASSKSPGELAAEFDARDASGSRAPEPDYNVAPTKPVFSVVQRHPRDAEGNPDPDTSERTVRVMRWGLVPKWAKDPSVGSRMINARSETVATKPAFRGAVRHYRCLLPADGWYEWKPGSGPKQPYYVTTPDDSSLGMAGIWATWRDPADPSAEPLVSCAVLTTEAVGELAEVHERMPLVLPPRDWATWLDPDNQDVTDLLVPPPADLVGGLRMRPVSRAVNSVANNSPGLTEPVPEKDALFES from the coding sequence ATGTGCGGTAGGTACGCCTCGTCGAAGTCGCCGGGCGAGCTCGCCGCCGAGTTCGACGCCCGTGACGCGAGCGGTTCGCGAGCACCCGAGCCCGACTACAACGTCGCCCCCACCAAGCCGGTGTTCAGCGTCGTCCAGCGACATCCGCGTGACGCCGAGGGCAACCCCGACCCGGACACCTCCGAGCGCACGGTGCGGGTGATGCGCTGGGGCCTGGTGCCGAAGTGGGCCAAGGACCCCTCGGTGGGAAGCCGGATGATCAACGCGCGTTCCGAGACCGTGGCCACCAAACCGGCCTTTCGCGGTGCCGTCCGCCACTACCGCTGCCTGCTGCCCGCCGACGGTTGGTACGAGTGGAAGCCGGGCAGTGGCCCCAAGCAGCCCTACTACGTCACCACTCCCGACGACTCCAGTCTCGGCATGGCGGGGATCTGGGCGACCTGGCGCGATCCCGCCGATCCCTCGGCCGAGCCGCTGGTCAGCTGTGCCGTGCTGACCACCGAGGCGGTGGGTGAGCTCGCCGAGGTGCACGAGCGGATGCCGCTGGTGCTGCCGCCGCGGGACTGGGCGACGTGGCTGGACCCGGACAACCAGGACGTCACCGACCTGCTGGTGCCTCCCCCGGCCGACCTGGTGGGCGGTCTTCGGATGCGCCCGGTTTCCCGGGCGGTCAACAGCGTGGCCAACAACAGTCCCGGTCTCACCGAGCCGGTTCCGGAGAAGGACGCCCTGTTCGAATCATGA
- the rsgA gene encoding ribosome small subunit-dependent GTPase A codes for MAKRGWRDLDESDVRVRPNRRNSRPRSKQRPTHSDAVVGMVVAVDRGRWTCAVDGDPRHQVVAMRAKELGRTPIVIGDRVRLVGDTSGEPDTLARIVGVAERSSVLRRTADDTDPYERVVVANAEQLVIVSSLADPPPRSGFIDRCLVAAYAGGLAPVLCLTKADLAAPEEWISGYADLGISVLTTRLDVEPTELRTVLDGRVSALVGHSGVGKSTLVNRLVPEAARAIGRVSEVGKGRHTSTSAVAMALPGTAGGWVVDTPGIRSFGLAHVTANDLVDAFEDLAEAAEECPPNCGHLGAPEDPDCHLDTFVAEEGHEAQLNSLRRLLRSRTGRDE; via the coding sequence ATGGCCAAGCGGGGGTGGCGAGATCTCGACGAGTCCGACGTCCGGGTGAGGCCCAACCGGCGCAACAGCAGGCCGCGCAGCAAGCAGCGCCCCACGCACTCCGACGCCGTGGTGGGGATGGTGGTCGCCGTCGACCGGGGCAGGTGGACGTGCGCCGTCGACGGGGATCCCCGGCACCAGGTGGTGGCCATGCGCGCCAAGGAGCTCGGACGCACCCCAATCGTGATCGGGGACCGCGTCCGGCTGGTGGGCGACACCTCCGGCGAACCGGACACGTTGGCGCGGATCGTGGGAGTGGCGGAGCGGAGCAGTGTGCTGCGGCGCACCGCCGACGACACCGACCCCTACGAGCGGGTCGTGGTGGCCAACGCCGAGCAGCTGGTGATCGTGAGCTCGTTGGCGGATCCACCGCCCCGCTCGGGGTTCATCGACCGATGTCTGGTCGCCGCCTACGCCGGTGGGCTCGCCCCGGTGCTGTGCCTCACCAAGGCCGACCTGGCCGCGCCGGAAGAGTGGATCTCGGGGTACGCGGACCTGGGAATCTCCGTACTCACCACCCGGCTCGACGTCGAGCCGACCGAGCTGCGCACGGTGCTGGACGGCCGTGTCTCGGCGCTGGTCGGGCATTCCGGCGTGGGCAAGTCGACACTGGTCAACCGGCTGGTCCCGGAGGCGGCCCGCGCCATCGGCCGCGTCAGCGAGGTCGGCAAGGGTCGGCACACCTCGACCTCGGCGGTAGCGATGGCGTTGCCCGGCACCGCGGGGGGATGGGTGGTGGACACCCCCGGCATCCGTTCGTTCGGGTTGGCACACGTCACCGCCAACGATCTCGTGGACGCCTTCGAGGATCTCGCCGAGGCCGCGGAGGAGTGTCCTCCGAACTGCGGTCACCTGGGTGCGCCCGAGGATCCGGACTGCCATCTGGACACGTTCGTGGCGGAGGAGGGTCACGAAGCGCAGTTGAACTCACTACGGAGGCTGCTGCGCTCGCGCACGGGACGTGACGAATGA
- a CDS encoding TrmH family RNA methyltransferase, translated as MQEVSPRDRFVTVYGRKPVLEALSDLELRVDKVVLAEGISGSVVREIKEAAADRAVPVRRASAHRVKVLAGNGRHDQGVVADVVARRMRPLEEALADPASAPRDMLLLDGLTTPANVGMILRTATASGIDGIVLPHRGVANVDPLVVKASAGIAFHAPILRSPDAGTAAEALSDAGYPLYSLDAHAGPNIFEADFPQRAVFVLGSETAGLSEAVEQRVTERLRIPMYGGVESLNVAAAAGVVCYELARRSGW; from the coding sequence GTGCAGGAAGTATCACCACGCGACCGGTTCGTCACCGTCTACGGCCGCAAGCCGGTCCTGGAAGCCCTGTCCGACCTCGAACTCCGCGTGGACAAGGTGGTTCTCGCCGAGGGAATCAGCGGCAGCGTCGTCCGAGAGATCAAGGAGGCGGCCGCCGACCGGGCCGTACCGGTGCGACGTGCCAGCGCGCATCGCGTGAAGGTGCTGGCGGGTAACGGACGGCACGACCAGGGAGTGGTCGCCGACGTGGTCGCCCGCAGGATGCGTCCGTTGGAAGAAGCCCTCGCCGACCCCGCCAGCGCCCCGCGCGACATGTTGCTGCTGGACGGGTTGACCACACCTGCCAACGTGGGAATGATCCTGCGCACCGCGACAGCCTCCGGCATCGACGGCATCGTGCTGCCGCACCGAGGAGTGGCCAATGTGGATCCGTTGGTCGTGAAGGCGTCAGCCGGTATCGCCTTCCACGCTCCGATCCTGCGCAGTCCGGACGCCGGAACCGCGGCGGAGGCCCTCTCCGACGCCGGGTATCCGCTGTACTCACTGGACGCGCATGCCGGACCGAACATCTTCGAGGCGGACTTCCCGCAGCGGGCCGTGTTCGTGCTGGGCAGCGAAACAGCCGGACTGTCCGAGGCGGTGGAGCAACGAGTGACGGAGCGGTTGCGCATTCCGATGTACGGCGGTGTCGAATCGCTGAACGTGGCCGCCGCTGCCGGTGTGGTCTGCTACGAGCTGGCTCGCCGGAGCGGTTGGTGA
- a CDS encoding ComF family protein: MSSDRWAKRSAAAGLVNLLLPLRCAGCGLAGFVLCAGCGGRFAELRRVRPPELSPAPPVHALARYGGRARRALLACKEGGRRDLEGPLAARVAVAVREILDEHAALVGTGPVRLVPAPSRAAAVRRRGRAHLVRLARRAERGLPGVRTADCLRLSPRVRDSVGLDSARRFENLRGGVLVRTNRLPPPGTPVLLFDDVLTTGATVLNCREALAGAGVPVVAVLVLANAAREP; this comes from the coding sequence GTGTCATCCGATCGATGGGCGAAGCGGAGTGCCGCCGCCGGTCTCGTGAATCTGCTGCTGCCGTTGCGCTGCGCCGGCTGCGGGCTCGCCGGGTTCGTGCTGTGCGCGGGGTGCGGCGGGAGGTTCGCGGAGTTGCGCAGGGTGCGCCCGCCCGAGCTGTCCCCGGCCCCTCCCGTCCACGCGCTGGCGCGCTACGGCGGCCGTGCCAGGAGGGCGCTGTTGGCCTGCAAGGAAGGCGGGCGGCGTGACCTGGAAGGACCCCTGGCGGCACGCGTGGCCGTCGCGGTGCGGGAGATCCTCGACGAGCACGCGGCGCTCGTGGGTACCGGCCCGGTGCGCCTGGTTCCCGCGCCCTCCAGGGCCGCGGCGGTTCGCCGCCGTGGCAGGGCTCATCTCGTTCGGCTCGCGCGGCGAGCGGAACGAGGGTTGCCCGGCGTGCGGACCGCGGACTGCCTCCGGCTGAGCCCCCGGGTGCGTGACTCGGTCGGGCTGGACAGCGCGCGGCGGTTCGAGAACCTGCGCGGCGGGGTGCTGGTGCGTACGAACCGCCTGCCACCGCCCGGAACCCCGGTGTTGCTGTTCGACGACGTACTCACCACGGGCGCCACGGTGCTGAACTGCCGAGAAGCGCTGGCCGGGGCCGGGGTCCCGGTGGTGGCGGTGCTGGTGCTGGCGAACGCGGCGAGGGAGCCGTGA
- a CDS encoding LpqB family beta-propeller domain-containing protein translates to MRLRGRLVRAVAVLLVLSAPVTGCASIPEETEAKAIRQVEEESETSTEAQPPPEDLNDLELVRSFLDATAEPTNDYEAARLYLTERAAESWKVPQELVIVNSVDTIPKPVKSADDDSASLVQLDVHQRGRLRPDHSFVSDEKDISLTVRVERRSDGQWRITDPPEMLLVNRKEFINNYRSVSVYFLDQQRDGVIPDVRWVRQNPNSTLPARVISLLLSGPSKSFGSAMNTAIPEGTTTGSNVSETKNGALLVDLRDLGELSSKKKRLIAAQVVLTLRGVRTARVKLQHEGAPLLSGSDSVRPSDVSEYEQQNEVPRDVEPLAVVDEKLRVFSEQAPPVPGPAGDGSYEITNAARSDDGSRLAAVERADEEGVDLRVGAYGGALRKLPIHGSFMTRPTWRGESEVWTVVDGERVMRATRDESGSWSVTEVDSGAFPDGGSIDALRIARGGTRLAAVVNGRIVVAGIAGSGSEVLLQRPTTLTGGPGDTEIKGVDWLSGDSLVAITGSDDVPVVKVSIDGFFWPTYQSLNLRDPTRVTVGPGQRVIVSDEAYLWQVRDRSEYWEVLQNILIGHNSIPFFPG, encoded by the coding sequence ATGAGGTTACGGGGGCGGCTCGTACGTGCGGTGGCCGTGTTGCTGGTGCTTTCCGCGCCGGTCACCGGCTGCGCCTCCATACCGGAGGAGACCGAGGCGAAGGCCATCCGCCAGGTCGAGGAGGAGTCCGAGACGAGCACCGAGGCCCAGCCACCGCCCGAGGACCTCAACGATCTGGAACTCGTCCGCAGTTTCCTCGACGCCACCGCGGAACCGACCAACGACTACGAAGCGGCGCGGCTGTACCTGACCGAGCGGGCGGCCGAGTCCTGGAAGGTTCCCCAGGAACTGGTCATCGTCAACAGCGTCGACACCATCCCGAAACCGGTGAAGAGCGCGGACGACGACTCCGCCAGCCTTGTCCAGCTGGACGTGCACCAGCGTGGCAGGCTCCGACCGGACCACTCCTTCGTCTCCGACGAGAAGGACATCAGCCTGACGGTCAGGGTCGAGCGCCGCTCCGACGGGCAGTGGCGGATAACCGATCCGCCGGAGATGCTGCTGGTCAACCGTAAGGAGTTCATAAACAACTACCGCTCGGTGTCGGTGTATTTCCTGGACCAGCAGCGGGACGGCGTGATTCCGGACGTCCGCTGGGTCCGGCAGAACCCGAACAGCACGTTGCCCGCCCGGGTCATCAGCCTGCTGCTGTCGGGACCGTCGAAGAGCTTCGGCTCCGCCATGAACACCGCCATCCCCGAGGGCACCACCACGGGGAGCAACGTCAGCGAGACCAAGAACGGCGCCCTGCTGGTCGACCTGCGCGACCTCGGGGAGCTGAGCAGCAAGAAGAAGCGGTTGATCGCCGCTCAGGTGGTGCTGACCCTGCGCGGTGTCCGCACCGCCCGGGTGAAGCTGCAGCACGAGGGCGCTCCCCTGCTGTCGGGTTCCGACTCCGTGCGTCCCTCCGACGTCAGCGAGTACGAGCAGCAGAACGAGGTTCCCCGCGATGTGGAACCGCTCGCTGTCGTCGACGAGAAGTTGCGGGTGTTCAGCGAGCAGGCACCCCCCGTGCCCGGCCCGGCCGGGGACGGAAGTTACGAGATCACCAACGCGGCCCGTTCGGACGACGGTTCGAGATTGGCGGCGGTGGAGCGCGCCGATGAGGAGGGAGTCGACCTGCGGGTGGGTGCCTACGGTGGTGCGCTGCGGAAGCTGCCCATCCACGGCAGTTTCATGACCAGACCCACCTGGCGCGGCGAGTCCGAGGTCTGGACCGTGGTGGACGGTGAGCGGGTGATGCGGGCCACCCGGGACGAGAGCGGTTCCTGGTCGGTCACCGAGGTCGACTCCGGTGCGTTCCCCGACGGGGGGAGCATCGACGCGTTGCGGATCGCGCGGGGTGGTACCCGGCTCGCGGCCGTGGTGAACGGCAGGATAGTCGTCGCGGGCATCGCGGGAAGCGGTTCGGAGGTGCTGCTGCAGCGGCCCACCACGTTGACCGGAGGCCCCGGCGACACCGAGATCAAGGGAGTCGACTGGCTCAGCGGTGACTCGTTGGTGGCCATCACCGGCAGCGATGACGTTCCCGTGGTCAAGGTGTCGATCGACGGTTTCTTCTGGCCCACCTACCAGTCCCTCAACCTCCGCGATCCCACCAGGGTGACGGTGGGGCCCGGACAACGGGTCATCGTCTCCGACGAGGCCTACCTCTGGCAGGTCAGGGACCGGAGCGAGTACTGGGAGGTACTGCAGAACATCCTGATCGGGCACAATTCGATCCCGTTCTTCCCGGGCTGA
- a CDS encoding Rv3235 family protein codes for MREGPIALAGSESRTPPFYSASALAHGAARSVVEVLSGRRPLHQIRRWLSRPVAGLLTSLTRSGAPLDFRTRMNSVHACPTNSSTVEVCVVIGEPQRHRAMALRLERLDSGWSCTLLSLV; via the coding sequence ATGCGCGAAGGTCCCATCGCACTCGCGGGGAGCGAGAGCCGAACCCCGCCGTTCTACTCGGCGTCCGCACTGGCCCACGGGGCGGCCAGGAGCGTGGTGGAGGTGTTGTCCGGCAGAAGGCCGCTCCACCAGATACGTCGATGGTTGAGCAGGCCGGTCGCGGGCCTGCTGACGAGCCTCACCCGGTCCGGAGCACCATTGGACTTCCGCACCCGCATGAACTCGGTGCACGCCTGCCCGACCAACTCCAGCACGGTGGAGGTCTGCGTGGTCATCGGTGAGCCCCAGCGTCACCGGGCCATGGCTCTCAGACTGGAACGACTGGACTCGGGGTGGTCGTGCACCCTGCTCTCCCTCGTCTGA
- the aroA gene encoding 3-phosphoshikimate 1-carboxyvinyltransferase, with the protein MSAPWSAPLAQDAVHATVEIAGSKSITNRALVLAALASGSSTLRSPLRSRDTELMAGALRSLGVDVVDGPDGEWLVTPATPRGPATVDCGLAGTVMRFLPPLACLAEGTITFDGDPRARERPLDTVLHALRELGARVRGDSLPFTIEGSGGLDGGEVTIDASASSQFVSGLLLSAARYDRGMTVRHAGSAVPSLPHIAMTVEMLRAQGVDVDDSEPDSWTVSPGKVEPLDLRIEPDLSNAAPFLAAAAVTGGEVTVPNWPTRTTQAGDAIRWILREMGARVRLDEAGLTVTGPERLRGVDVDLHEIGELTPTVAAMAALAHGESRLRGIAHLRGHETDRLAALRAELTNLGTEVSEHPDGLTIVPGPMHGGQWHSYADHRMATAGAILGLRVPDTRVDDIATTGKTLPDFPGLWASMLGTQR; encoded by the coding sequence ATGAGCGCACCATGGTCCGCCCCGCTCGCGCAGGACGCGGTACACGCCACCGTAGAGATCGCCGGTTCCAAGTCGATCACCAACCGGGCGCTGGTCCTCGCGGCACTGGCATCCGGCTCCTCCACACTACGTTCTCCCCTGCGCAGCAGGGACACCGAGCTGATGGCCGGCGCGCTGCGCTCGCTGGGCGTGGACGTCGTCGACGGTCCGGACGGCGAGTGGCTGGTCACACCCGCGACGCCGCGGGGCCCGGCGACCGTCGACTGCGGGCTCGCCGGAACGGTGATGCGTTTCCTGCCGCCGCTGGCGTGCCTCGCCGAGGGCACGATCACCTTCGACGGGGATCCCCGGGCGCGGGAACGACCGCTGGACACGGTGCTGCACGCGCTGCGCGAGCTGGGGGCTCGGGTGCGGGGCGACAGCTTGCCGTTCACGATCGAGGGATCCGGCGGGCTCGACGGTGGTGAGGTCACGATCGACGCTTCGGCCTCCTCCCAGTTCGTCTCCGGGCTGCTGCTCTCGGCCGCCCGGTACGACCGGGGGATGACCGTGCGGCACGCCGGATCGGCGGTGCCGTCACTGCCGCACATAGCGATGACGGTGGAGATGCTGCGCGCCCAGGGGGTCGACGTCGACGACTCTGAACCCGACAGCTGGACCGTGTCTCCGGGCAAGGTCGAACCGCTCGACCTGCGGATCGAACCGGACCTGTCCAACGCCGCGCCGTTCCTCGCGGCCGCGGCAGTGACCGGCGGCGAGGTCACCGTTCCCAACTGGCCGACGCGCACGACCCAGGCCGGCGACGCCATCCGGTGGATCCTCCGGGAGATGGGAGCTCGGGTCCGGCTGGACGAAGCCGGGTTGACCGTCACGGGGCCCGAGCGGCTGCGCGGTGTGGACGTGGACCTGCACGAGATCGGGGAGCTCACCCCCACCGTCGCCGCGATGGCCGCGCTCGCGCACGGCGAATCCCGGCTGCGGGGGATCGCACACCTGCGCGGGCACGAGACGGATCGGCTCGCGGCGCTCCGCGCGGAACTGACCAACCTGGGGACGGAGGTCTCGGAGCACCCCGACGGGCTGACCATCGTTCCCGGGCCGATGCACGGTGGGCAGTGGCACTCCTACGCCGACCACCGAATGGCCACGGCGGGGGCGATCCTGGGGCTGCGGGTGCCGGATACGCGTGTCGACGACATCGCGACCACCGGCAAGACCCTGCCCGACTTCCCCGGGCTGTGGGCGAGCATGCTGGGTACTCAGCGGTGA
- a CDS encoding WS/DGAT/MGAT family O-acyltransferase has translation MSDRLSALDASFLYLEDHTTPMHVGGVAVFRRPSSGVDYDSVVSFIERKLALVPRYRQRVVQVPGRLARPVWVDDRDFDISYHVRRSALPRPGNDEQLHDLTQRLMSKKLDTTRPLWEVYLVEGLSDERTAVITKTHQAMIDGIGAIDIGQLILETSPSERPVTREVPWRPRPEPGAVELAVNAVTEAVRRPGEVVENLRAATVDATATLRKLGGAATGLYSALRTAAVPPPGTPLNGTTSPQRRFAVARARLEDFRGVRRQHGGTVNDVVLAVLTGAFRSWLLSRGEVVTTRSTVRAMVPVSVRADGPAAAALAEAGEIPFDDVSSYLVDLPVGEPSPVIRLQQVSHAMRAHVESGQSVGADALVRLSGFAPPTLHALGARVASGLSNRLFNVLVTNVPGPQVPLYAAGAPMSEIFPVMPLVKNQSLAVGITSYNGGLFIGLNADRAAMPDVDVLAGMIEESVEEMIGTVEV, from the coding sequence ATGTCCGATCGGTTGTCCGCGCTGGATGCCTCGTTTCTGTATCTGGAGGACCACACCACACCGATGCACGTCGGTGGTGTGGCCGTTTTCCGACGGCCGAGTTCGGGGGTCGACTACGACAGCGTGGTCTCGTTCATCGAGCGCAAGCTCGCACTGGTTCCCCGTTACCGGCAGAGGGTCGTGCAGGTGCCGGGGCGCCTGGCCAGGCCGGTGTGGGTGGACGACCGGGATTTCGACATCAGCTACCACGTACGCCGTTCGGCGTTGCCACGGCCGGGCAACGACGAGCAGTTGCACGACCTCACCCAGCGGTTGATGTCCAAGAAACTGGACACGACTCGGCCGCTCTGGGAAGTCTACCTGGTCGAGGGGTTGTCGGATGAGCGAACTGCGGTGATCACGAAGACGCACCAGGCGATGATCGACGGTATCGGTGCCATCGACATCGGCCAGTTGATCCTGGAAACGAGTCCGTCGGAACGCCCGGTCACTCGGGAGGTCCCGTGGCGCCCGCGTCCCGAACCGGGTGCGGTCGAGTTGGCGGTCAACGCCGTCACCGAGGCCGTCCGCCGTCCCGGGGAGGTGGTGGAGAACCTCCGTGCCGCCACGGTCGACGCCACCGCCACACTGCGCAAGCTCGGAGGGGCCGCCACGGGGCTCTACTCGGCGCTGCGCACGGCCGCTGTTCCCCCGCCGGGAACTCCGCTGAACGGGACCACCTCGCCGCAGCGCAGGTTCGCGGTCGCGCGGGCGCGGCTGGAGGACTTCCGAGGTGTGCGGCGTCAGCACGGCGGCACCGTCAACGACGTGGTGCTGGCGGTACTGACCGGTGCGTTTCGGAGCTGGTTGCTGTCCAGGGGCGAGGTGGTCACCACGCGCAGCACCGTTCGGGCCATGGTCCCGGTCTCGGTCCGGGCCGACGGTCCCGCCGCCGCGGCACTTGCCGAAGCGGGTGAAATCCCGTTCGACGATGTCTCCTCGTACCTGGTCGATCTGCCGGTGGGGGAGCCCAGCCCGGTCATCCGGTTGCAACAGGTGAGTCACGCCATGCGCGCGCACGTCGAGTCGGGGCAGTCCGTGGGGGCGGACGCGCTGGTGCGGCTCTCCGGGTTCGCTCCTCCAACCCTGCACGCGCTGGGGGCGCGGGTGGCGAGCGGGCTGTCGAACCGGCTCTTCAACGTGCTGGTGACCAACGTTCCGGGGCCGCAGGTACCGTTGTACGCGGCCGGTGCGCCGATGTCCGAGATCTTTCCGGTGATGCCCCTGGTGAAGAACCAGTCCCTGGCCGTCGGGATCACTTCCTACAACGGTGGACTGTTCATCGGCCTGAACGCCGACAGGGCCGCCATGCCGGATGTGGACGTCCTTGCTGGGATGATCGAGGAGTCGGTGGAAGAGATGATCGGGACGGTCGAGGTATGA
- a CDS encoding alpha/beta hydrolase family protein translates to MTRVEVDTPHGVARAELHSAAEGRAALLLGHGAGGGFEAEDLVCAARTATSSGVHVALVEQPYRVAGRRAPAPARQLDTCWLAVAEDLGQRWFPELPLIFGGRSSGARVACRTAEAGGASAVLCLAFPLHPPGRPDKDRGDELFGVEVPTLVVQGESDPFGEPEPSSQREVVLVPGDHSLRADTGAVSRAVSEWLGRVLRFLE, encoded by the coding sequence ATGACGAGAGTCGAGGTGGACACGCCGCACGGCGTCGCCCGCGCCGAACTGCACAGTGCCGCCGAGGGACGTGCGGCACTGCTGCTGGGGCACGGCGCCGGTGGCGGATTCGAGGCGGAGGACCTGGTGTGCGCGGCGCGCACCGCCACGTCCTCGGGAGTGCACGTCGCGCTCGTCGAGCAGCCCTACCGAGTGGCCGGTCGCAGGGCGCCCGCACCCGCGCGACAGCTCGACACCTGCTGGCTGGCCGTGGCCGAGGACCTGGGGCAGCGGTGGTTCCCCGAACTTCCGCTGATCTTCGGTGGACGTTCCTCCGGGGCGCGGGTGGCCTGCCGTACGGCCGAGGCCGGCGGGGCCTCGGCGGTGCTGTGCCTGGCGTTCCCGCTCCACCCGCCCGGCAGGCCGGACAAGGACCGCGGTGACGAGCTCTTCGGCGTCGAGGTGCCGACCCTGGTGGTACAGGGGGAGAGCGATCCGTTCGGGGAACCGGAGCCGTCCTCCCAGCGGGAGGTGGTGCTGGTGCCCGGCGACCACTCGCTGCGGGCCGACACCGGGGCGGTTTCGCGTGCCGTCTCCGAGTGGCTCGGCAGAGTCCTTCGCTTCCTCGAGTGA
- the hpf gene encoding ribosome hibernation-promoting factor, HPF/YfiA family, translated as MDIVVKGRNVEVPSHYQQHVGEKLSRLDRYDRKAMRADVELHHERNPRQAKNCQRVEITLRGRGPAVRAEASAPDFYAALDAASTKLENRLRKMHDRRKVHYGRRNPRSVAEATAAMADRPVAVAGAGGTPRGQSRTTLLEPPAEQPRDDRARGSSTVSDSAVGNQRTSQQTEPVSGDSGVPRQREDINGYEPGRIVREKEHPATPMTVDQALYEMELVGHDFYLFFDADADKPSVVYRRKGFDYGVIRLA; from the coding sequence ATGGACATCGTCGTCAAGGGCCGCAACGTCGAGGTGCCCTCGCATTACCAGCAGCACGTCGGCGAGAAGCTGAGCCGCCTCGACCGTTACGACAGGAAGGCCATGCGGGCCGACGTGGAGCTGCACCACGAGCGCAATCCGCGTCAGGCGAAGAACTGCCAGCGGGTCGAGATCACTCTCCGGGGGCGCGGACCGGCGGTGCGCGCCGAGGCGAGCGCCCCGGACTTCTACGCCGCGCTGGACGCCGCTTCGACGAAGCTGGAGAACCGGCTACGCAAGATGCACGACCGTCGGAAGGTGCACTACGGCCGACGCAACCCCCGGTCGGTGGCGGAGGCAACCGCGGCCATGGCAGACCGCCCGGTCGCCGTCGCGGGTGCCGGGGGCACGCCACGAGGCCAATCACGCACGACACTGTTGGAGCCGCCGGCCGAGCAGCCGCGAGACGACAGGGCGAGGGGTAGCAGCACTGTGAGCGACAGCGCAGTTGGAAACCAGCGAACTTCCCAGCAAACCGAACCTGTTTCGGGCGACTCCGGGGTTCCCCGGCAACGTGAGGACATCAACGGCTACGAACCCGGCAGGATCGTCCGCGAGAAGGAGCACCCCGCCACCCCGATGACCGTCGATCAGGCGCTCTACGAGATGGAGCTGGTGGGGCACGACTTCTACTTGTTCTTCGACGCGGACGCCGACAAGCCCAGCGTGGTGTACCGCCGCAAGGGATTCGACTACGGAGTGATCCGGCTGGCCTGA
- a CDS encoding HAD-IA family hydrolase, whose protein sequence is MTLAALVVDYGGVLDDFGYRSPGGGSGDGDEPAPLVTALEWFRGGGVVTALLSNGDRPPAELDCGRLFDVVAVSGETGLRKPEAASFRDVAERLELPPGRCVLLDDEPRNVTAAVAVGMVGVLHSDVRSTLYELSVLFDLDSPG, encoded by the coding sequence ATGACTCTGGCGGCACTCGTGGTCGATTACGGGGGAGTCCTCGACGACTTCGGATATCGGTCTCCGGGAGGGGGAAGCGGGGACGGTGACGAGCCGGCCCCGTTGGTCACGGCACTGGAGTGGTTTCGGGGCGGGGGTGTCGTCACCGCGTTGTTGTCCAACGGGGACCGGCCGCCCGCCGAGCTCGACTGCGGCCGATTGTTCGATGTGGTGGCCGTCTCGGGGGAGACGGGGCTCCGGAAACCGGAGGCCGCGAGCTTCCGTGACGTGGCCGAGCGGTTGGAACTTCCGCCCGGACGGTGCGTCCTGCTCGACGACGAACCGCGCAATGTGACCGCCGCTGTCGCCGTGGGCATGGTGGGTGTGTTGCACTCCGACGTTCGTTCGACTCTGTACGAGTTGTCCGTGCTATTTGATCTCGATTCTCCCGGTTAA
- a CDS encoding DUF6912 family protein translates to MRIYLPATVRMLRDCFEQQQLRPLSGTAFALTPALRESYSSGDAEELEDVAMREAARASLRLVSTELGEPGEEEREDEEHPRRVVVSADVRDEEATLRPDLDHAVVRLSNPVPWKKIAAVHVDTAEAEEAVRRAAPLVDDADLGDEKAELALGDAEDHELAWFAPQEVPFMLELM, encoded by the coding sequence ATGAGGATCTATTTGCCCGCTACGGTGCGGATGTTGCGGGACTGCTTCGAACAGCAGCAGCTGCGGCCGTTGAGCGGCACGGCTTTCGCGCTGACCCCGGCACTGCGGGAGTCGTATTCGAGCGGGGATGCCGAGGAGTTGGAGGACGTGGCCATGCGAGAGGCGGCCCGTGCCTCGCTTCGGTTGGTTTCCACGGAGCTCGGTGAGCCGGGGGAAGAGGAGCGGGAAGACGAGGAGCACCCGCGGCGGGTGGTCGTCTCCGCCGATGTGCGTGACGAGGAAGCCACCCTGCGACCGGACCTGGACCACGCCGTCGTCCGGCTCTCCAATCCCGTGCCGTGGAAGAAGATCGCGGCAGTGCACGTGGACACCGCCGAGGCGGAGGAGGCGGTACGGCGGGCCGCCCCGCTCGTCGACGACGCCGATCTCGGTGACGAGAAGGCCGAGCTGGCTCTGGGGGACGCGGAGGACCACGAATTGGCCTGGTTCGCCCCGCAGGAAGTGCCGTTCATGCTCGAGCTGATGTGA